The proteins below are encoded in one region of Silene latifolia isolate original U9 population chromosome 2, ASM4854445v1, whole genome shotgun sequence:
- the LOC141641927 gene encoding transcription factor DIVARICATA-like has translation METRKEGNNNNSWSWEQDKAFERGLAIYPENCEERWLKIAEQIPGHKTIEEVKHHYQLLLADIANIEAGNVNLPNYPDECRTSLSSNKSEINGRKPGWGKRRAQPWTEEEHKQFLMGLEKYGKGDWKSIAKEFVRTRTSTQVASHAQKHFNRQEKKEKKYVKRRSIFDITSPRNEAELKSNNNGISSTGGGVPTMFASNMGIYNIGNTNNNVTVARPVSPPSSPPLSWWCLDTDGDNVLDFAYVDFAYEDFLSQLPPL, from the coding sequence ATGGAAACAAGAAAAGAAGGCAACAATAATAATTCATGGAGTTGGGAACAAGACAAGGCATTTGAGAGAGGTTTAGCAATTTACCCTGAAAATTGTGAAGAAAGATGGTTAAAAATAGCAGAACAAATTCCAGGGCATAAAACAATAGAAGAAGTCAAACACCACTATCAACTTTTACTTGCTGATATTGCCAACATTGAAGCAGGAAATGTGAATTTACCAAACTACCCCGACGAGTGTCGGACCTCCTTGTCTTCGAACAAGTCGGAAATAAATGGGAGGAAACCGGGGTGGGGAAAGCGGAGAGCTCAACCGTGGACGGAGGAAGAGCACAAACAATTCCTAATGGGATTGGAAAAGTATGGAAAAGGGGATTGGAAAAGTATAGCTAAGGAATTTGTTAGGACTCGAACCTCGACTCAAGTGGCTAGTCATGCGCAAAAACATTTCAATAGGCAAGAAAAGAAGGAGAAGAAATACGTGAAAAGACGGAGTATTTTCGATATTACTAGTCCGAGGAATGAAGCAGAATTGAAGAGTAATAATAACGGAATTTCATCAACTGGTGGGGGAGTGCCAACAATGTTTGCTAGTAATATGGGAATATATAATATCGGAAATACAAATAATAATGTTACGGTTGCAAGACCCGTGTCTCCGCCTTCGTCGCCTCCATTGAGTTGGTGGTGTCTTGATACCGACGGCGATAATGTTTTAGACTTCGCTTATGTTGACTTTGCTTATGAGGATTTTTTATCTCAACTCCCACCTTTGTAA
- the LOC141644251 gene encoding WAT1-related protein At3g28050-like gives MGSEAGPYIGMIIAECCQVGLLLISKQAFTLTGMSNFVFVTYSNALASLILLPFSFFFHRSVSRPPLTFSLLGWFFLLALSGCLAQLFGYAGIDYSSPTLASAMLNLVPGLTFLLAIIFRMEKADWKTLTFQFKLIGTVVSIAGAFVATLYEGPPLLAVATTLNSYQHNLLGEQSKSKWIIGGLFLAIDCVMASSWVIIQAVIYAKYPAELIVVFFYCFFVAIQSGVFTLIVERDLNAWSLKPMLRLLAILYSAVFGSAVQVGLTAWCLRRKGPVFVCMFKPLGVAIAAIAGVVFFGDTLYLGSLLGVIIIVVGFYSVMWGKAKEEKTDHSYQLAGVQSTTENMPLLGNHVEVS, from the exons ATGGGGAGTGAGGCAGGTCCATACATAGGAATGATAATAGCAGAATGTTGCCAAGTTGGATTACTGTTAATTAGCAAACAAGCTTTTACATTAACTGGTATGTCTAACTTTGTGTTTgtcacttactccaatgctcttgCCTCCTTAATCCTCCTCCCTTTCTCTTTCTTCTTTCACAG ATCAGTATCTCGTCCTCCTCTCACTTTCTCTCTTCTTGGGTGGTTCTTCCTGCTTGCTCTTTCTGG ATGTTTGGCTCAGTTATTTGGGTATGCTGGGATTGATTACAGCTCTCCTACTCTTGCGTCGGCAATGTTGAACCTTGTTCCTGGACTTACTTTTTTGCTTGCAATCATATTCAG GATGGAAAAAGCAGATTGGAAAACTTTAACCTTTCAGTTTAAATTGATTGGAACCGTGGTATCTATTGCTGGAGCATTTGTCGCGACTCTTTATGAAGGTCCACCGCTTCTAGCCGTTGCTACAACACTGAACTCATATCAGCATAATCTTCTTGGAGAGCAGTCAAAATCAAAGTGGATTATTGGTGGTTTGTTTCTTGCTATTGATTGTGTGATGGCATCAAGCTGGGTTATTATTCAG GCAGTGATTTATGCAAAGTACCCAGCGGAGCTGATTGTTGTCTTCTTTTACTGTTTCTTTGTCGCAATCCAATCAGGAGTATTCACATTGATTGTGGAAAGAGATTTAAATGCTTGGAGCTTAAAGCCCATGTTGAGGCTTCTAGCAATTTTGTACTCT GCAGTGTTTGGTTCTGCAGTCCAGGTCGGTCTTACTGCATGGTGTCTGCGCCGAAAGGGGCCCGTTTTTGTTTGCATGTTTAAGCCGCTTGGGGTTGCCATAGCCGCAATTGCAGGTGTTGTTTTCTTTGGGGATACATTGTATCTTGGAAG TTTGCTTGGGGTGATAATAATTGTTGTCGGATTCTACTCTGTGATGTGGGGAAAGGCTAAAGAAGAGAAGACTGATCATAGCTATCAGTTAGCCGGCGTCCAATCTACAACCGAGAATATGCCCCTTCTTGGAAACCATGTGGAGGTTTCATAG
- the LOC141644253 gene encoding WAT1-related protein At3g28050-like isoform X2, whose product MWEVKMVGVIVLMVTIEVMEITGNTIGKVAMAKGLSSYIFTTYTHGIAFFFLIPAAFFFHRKIPVPPIGFSMIFRMFLLGCGCAGYSVLTYLGIHYSSPTLASAMNNLSPALTFLMGILFRMENLNLRAQSSLLKLVGTFVSISGAFVVIFYKGLPIILFSTPPTEFILSLLQRTDEPNWVLGGLFLFASCMCLSVSYIIKTWIVRDFRSEVLITLISFFFEILVAGLVAFVAEEDKSVWTPSIEIMWIALLFGALQVGVSNTVHTWACGKKGPLFVAMFKPLQMVIAVIMGVSFLSDVLHLGSVIGGTIIGVGFYTVMKGKAEEEIKKEGDESAVLYSSEEDNCPHQVPLLQNQNIDV is encoded by the exons ATGTGGGAAGTAAAGATGGTGGGTGTAATAGTGTTAATGGTGACAATAGAAGTAATGGAAATAACTGGTAATACGATTGGCAAAGTCGCCATGGCAAAGGGTTTGAGCAGCTACATATTCACTACTTACACTCATGGAATTGCTTTCTTCTTCCTTATTCCCGCTGCTTTCTTTTTCCACAG GAAAATTCCAGTGCCGCCAATTGGATTTTCTATGATTTTCCGGATGTTCTTACTTGGATGTGGCTG TGCTGGTTACTCTGTGCTCACGTATCTTGGAATTCATTATAGCTCACCGACACTTGCTTCAGCTATGAATAATCTTTCTCCTGCTCTCACCTTCCTGATGGGTATCCTTTTTAG GATGGAGAACTTGAATCTAAGAGCACAAAGTAGTCTACTTAAACTTGTGGGAACGTTCGTATCCATAAGTGGCGCCTTCGTTGTGATTTTCTACAAAGGATTGCCTATCATACTATTTTCTACTCCACCTACTGAATTTATTCTCTCTTTGCTTCAAAGAACCGATGAGCCGAATTGGGTGCTCGGAGGACTCTTCCTTTTTGCTAGTTGCATGTGTCTTTCAGTTTCCTATATCATCAAG ACATGGATAGTAAGGGACTTCCGTTCAGAGGTGCTAATAACGCTGATCAGCTTCTTCTTTGAAATCTTAGTAGCCGGACTTGTGGCCTTTGTAGCGGAGGAAGACAAAAGTGTTTGGACGCCGAGCATTGAAATCATGTGGATCGCTCTTCTGTTTGGG GCCTTACAAGTAGGGGTATCGAATACAGTCCATACATGGGCTTGCGGAAAGAAGGGACCGCTGTTTGTAGCCATGTTTAAGCCACTTCAGATGGTAATTGCGGTGATCATGGGAGTATCTTTCCTCAGTGATGTTTTGCATCTTGGAAG TGTTATCGGAGGAACAATAATAGGAGTTGGATTCTACACGGTAATGAAAGGGAAAGCCGAAGAAGAGATAAAAAAAGAAGGCGACGAATCTGCAGTGCTATATAGCTCAGAAGAAGATAACTGTCCTCATCAAGTCCCTCTTCTACAAAACCAAAATATTGATGT ATGA
- the LOC141644253 gene encoding WAT1-related protein At3g28050-like isoform X3: MIFRMFLLGCGCAGYSVLTYLGIHYSSPTLASAMNNLSPALTFLMGILFRMENLNLRAQSSLLKLVGTFVSISGAFVVIFYKGLPIILFSTPPTEFILSLLQRTDEPNWVLGGLFLFASCMCLSVSYIIKTWIVRDFRSEVLITLISFFFEILVAGLVAFVAEEDKSVWTPSIEIMWIALLFGALQVGVSNTVHTWACGKKGPLFVAMFKPLQMVIAVIMGVSFLSDVLHLGSVIGGTIIGVGFYTVMKGKAEEEIKKEGDESAVLYSSEEDNCPHQVPLLQNQNIDV, translated from the exons ATGATTTTCCGGATGTTCTTACTTGGATGTGGCTG TGCTGGTTACTCTGTGCTCACGTATCTTGGAATTCATTATAGCTCACCGACACTTGCTTCAGCTATGAATAATCTTTCTCCTGCTCTCACCTTCCTGATGGGTATCCTTTTTAG GATGGAGAACTTGAATCTAAGAGCACAAAGTAGTCTACTTAAACTTGTGGGAACGTTCGTATCCATAAGTGGCGCCTTCGTTGTGATTTTCTACAAAGGATTGCCTATCATACTATTTTCTACTCCACCTACTGAATTTATTCTCTCTTTGCTTCAAAGAACCGATGAGCCGAATTGGGTGCTCGGAGGACTCTTCCTTTTTGCTAGTTGCATGTGTCTTTCAGTTTCCTATATCATCAAG ACATGGATAGTAAGGGACTTCCGTTCAGAGGTGCTAATAACGCTGATCAGCTTCTTCTTTGAAATCTTAGTAGCCGGACTTGTGGCCTTTGTAGCGGAGGAAGACAAAAGTGTTTGGACGCCGAGCATTGAAATCATGTGGATCGCTCTTCTGTTTGGG GCCTTACAAGTAGGGGTATCGAATACAGTCCATACATGGGCTTGCGGAAAGAAGGGACCGCTGTTTGTAGCCATGTTTAAGCCACTTCAGATGGTAATTGCGGTGATCATGGGAGTATCTTTCCTCAGTGATGTTTTGCATCTTGGAAG TGTTATCGGAGGAACAATAATAGGAGTTGGATTCTACACGGTAATGAAAGGGAAAGCCGAAGAAGAGATAAAAAAAGAAGGCGACGAATCTGCAGTGCTATATAGCTCAGAAGAAGATAACTGTCCTCATCAAGTCCCTCTTCTACAAAACCAAAATATTGATGTGTAG
- the LOC141644253 gene encoding WAT1-related protein At3g28050-like isoform X1, which produces MWEVKMVGVIVLMVTIEVMEITGNTIGKVAMAKGLSSYIFTTYTHGIAFFFLIPAAFFFHRKIPVPPIGFSMIFRMFLLGCGCAGYSVLTYLGIHYSSPTLASAMNNLSPALTFLMGILFRMENLNLRAQSSLLKLVGTFVSISGAFVVIFYKGLPIILFSTPPTEFILSLLQRTDEPNWVLGGLFLFASCMCLSVSYIIKTWIVRDFRSEVLITLISFFFEILVAGLVAFVAEEDKSVWTPSIEIMWIALLFGALQVGVSNTVHTWACGKKGPLFVAMFKPLQMVIAVIMGVSFLSDVLHLGSVIGGTIIGVGFYTVMKGKAEEEIKKEGDESAVLYSSEEDNCPHQVPLLQNQNIDV; this is translated from the exons ATGTGGGAAGTAAAGATGGTGGGTGTAATAGTGTTAATGGTGACAATAGAAGTAATGGAAATAACTGGTAATACGATTGGCAAAGTCGCCATGGCAAAGGGTTTGAGCAGCTACATATTCACTACTTACACTCATGGAATTGCTTTCTTCTTCCTTATTCCCGCTGCTTTCTTTTTCCACAG GAAAATTCCAGTGCCGCCAATTGGATTTTCTATGATTTTCCGGATGTTCTTACTTGGATGTGGCTG TGCTGGTTACTCTGTGCTCACGTATCTTGGAATTCATTATAGCTCACCGACACTTGCTTCAGCTATGAATAATCTTTCTCCTGCTCTCACCTTCCTGATGGGTATCCTTTTTAG GATGGAGAACTTGAATCTAAGAGCACAAAGTAGTCTACTTAAACTTGTGGGAACGTTCGTATCCATAAGTGGCGCCTTCGTTGTGATTTTCTACAAAGGATTGCCTATCATACTATTTTCTACTCCACCTACTGAATTTATTCTCTCTTTGCTTCAAAGAACCGATGAGCCGAATTGGGTGCTCGGAGGACTCTTCCTTTTTGCTAGTTGCATGTGTCTTTCAGTTTCCTATATCATCAAG ACATGGATAGTAAGGGACTTCCGTTCAGAGGTGCTAATAACGCTGATCAGCTTCTTCTTTGAAATCTTAGTAGCCGGACTTGTGGCCTTTGTAGCGGAGGAAGACAAAAGTGTTTGGACGCCGAGCATTGAAATCATGTGGATCGCTCTTCTGTTTGGG GCCTTACAAGTAGGGGTATCGAATACAGTCCATACATGGGCTTGCGGAAAGAAGGGACCGCTGTTTGTAGCCATGTTTAAGCCACTTCAGATGGTAATTGCGGTGATCATGGGAGTATCTTTCCTCAGTGATGTTTTGCATCTTGGAAG TGTTATCGGAGGAACAATAATAGGAGTTGGATTCTACACGGTAATGAAAGGGAAAGCCGAAGAAGAGATAAAAAAAGAAGGCGACGAATCTGCAGTGCTATATAGCTCAGAAGAAGATAACTGTCCTCATCAAGTCCCTCTTCTACAAAACCAAAATATTGATGTGTAG
- the LOC141644253 gene encoding WAT1-related protein At3g28050-like isoform X4, translated as MWEVKMVGVIVLMVTIEVMEITGNTIGKVAMAKGLSSYIFTTYTHGIAFFFLIPAAFFFHRKIPVPPIGFSMIFRMFLLGCGCAGYSVLTYLGIHYSSPTLASAMNNLSPALTFLMGILFSYFVVPQTWIVRDFRSEVLITLISFFFEILVAGLVAFVAEEDKSVWTPSIEIMWIALLFGALQVGVSNTVHTWACGKKGPLFVAMFKPLQMVIAVIMGVSFLSDVLHLGSVIGGTIIGVGFYTVMKGKAEEEIKKEGDESAVLYSSEEDNCPHQVPLLQNQNIDV; from the exons ATGTGGGAAGTAAAGATGGTGGGTGTAATAGTGTTAATGGTGACAATAGAAGTAATGGAAATAACTGGTAATACGATTGGCAAAGTCGCCATGGCAAAGGGTTTGAGCAGCTACATATTCACTACTTACACTCATGGAATTGCTTTCTTCTTCCTTATTCCCGCTGCTTTCTTTTTCCACAG GAAAATTCCAGTGCCGCCAATTGGATTTTCTATGATTTTCCGGATGTTCTTACTTGGATGTGGCTG TGCTGGTTACTCTGTGCTCACGTATCTTGGAATTCATTATAGCTCACCGACACTTGCTTCAGCTATGAATAATCTTTCTCCTGCTCTCACCTTCCTGATGGGTATCCTTTTTAG TTATTTTGTTGTTCCTCAGACATGGATAGTAAGGGACTTCCGTTCAGAGGTGCTAATAACGCTGATCAGCTTCTTCTTTGAAATCTTAGTAGCCGGACTTGTGGCCTTTGTAGCGGAGGAAGACAAAAGTGTTTGGACGCCGAGCATTGAAATCATGTGGATCGCTCTTCTGTTTGGG GCCTTACAAGTAGGGGTATCGAATACAGTCCATACATGGGCTTGCGGAAAGAAGGGACCGCTGTTTGTAGCCATGTTTAAGCCACTTCAGATGGTAATTGCGGTGATCATGGGAGTATCTTTCCTCAGTGATGTTTTGCATCTTGGAAG TGTTATCGGAGGAACAATAATAGGAGTTGGATTCTACACGGTAATGAAAGGGAAAGCCGAAGAAGAGATAAAAAAAGAAGGCGACGAATCTGCAGTGCTATATAGCTCAGAAGAAGATAACTGTCCTCATCAAGTCCCTCTTCTACAAAACCAAAATATTGATGTGTAG